DNA from Symphalangus syndactylus isolate Jambi chromosome 22, NHGRI_mSymSyn1-v2.1_pri, whole genome shotgun sequence:
GAAAGTACATACCGAataccaagcaaaaaaaaaataacaaatctacAACTAGTCAAAtcataatgaagctgaaaaatgttagaagacagagagaaaatcaTGCAAATATCCTAGAGTGAAAAGATAGATTAtctacaaaggaaagaaaattacggTAATGGCAGACTTATCTGTAACATTAGGTGACAGAAGACAATGAGTTAAAAATCTTCAAAGGgctgagggagggaaaaaaactaTGAACCTAGAATTCTACAGCCTGCTAAATTATTCTTCAAGAATGAAACAGACCTTTTCAGACACACAAAGCTAAGACTCTACTACTCAGACCATCACTGGAAGAATTACCTTACACAGAATATACTTCATTATAAAGGTAAGTGAGCCAATAGGATTACAGAAGTATGTATTGGTATTAACCAAGTCTGGCTTCTGCCTGGAAAATACAAGATATATGAAACATATGCATCATTGAGAGGTCCCAACGGCCTTAAAGAAGGTAAAACAGCTCagtgcaaataaataaattttacattaaaagttTTAGCAGGGCTCTGGCtaatttgaattgttttcttgCACTTTTGTAGAATTTATCCCCAGTTTTCAACTGTGCAAATTTCCATAacttgaaataataaaagaaagcacTGCCAATCTAGCaatgttaaaaaatgtttcccattttctttcattgaaaaaaataggttctatacatttatatatttatcaaaatatcacaattttattttttgctataattatcttattttctagatgacctaaaaataatttaagaacatCAAGATAATCATTCGATCTCACCAATactatatacagttgacccttgaacaacatggtttTCAACTGTATGGGTCCACTAATAACACAAATTTTCTTCCACCCCTGcaacagcaagaccaacccctcctcctcctcctcagcctactacGCAACATGAAGATAGTATGAGTGAAGACTTTTATGATGGTCCACCTCCACTTAATGAagagtaaatacattttcttttccttagctTACATTATTGTAAGAaaacagtatataatatatataccatacacaatatgtgttaatcaactgtttcttattggtaaggcttcccatcaagagtaggctattagtagttaagttttggaggagtcaaaagttatacatggattttcaactATGTCGGGGAGTGGTGCCCCTAACtcctgttgttcaagggtcaactatatttAGTTTCCTTTCATCATTTCTTGGTAACTTCAACCACAGTAATTTCATTAGATTAATCCACAGTACCATATTCTAAGACTTaccacaaagaagaaaaacagactcTTAACCCAGATgataattacatatttaatacATGTTGCTTTTAAtagcaatttttaaagtaaacacaTCATAGACCTTATAACTTATTAAAGATTTTATAGTGCTTACAAAGTTGATTCTAAAAAATATACCTTATTTGTTCTAAATGAATAACATTATCTGGaagatataataataaattatagtaGTATGTTTTCCACCACGACAGTTAAGATTGTGTACACATATTCAATATGAAATCCTCTTAGGATTTTCACTCCTTCAGCCTGAAAACATAAAAGCAGATTAAAGTTTGGCATACAAGATCTCAGTCTGATAGTAATTGTTTTAAAACTCAAAGTGTAAAAATATCTACTTGACATTCTAGGAAAGCATGGCCACATGCACAGACACGTTCTCTCACTCACTCCAacgcacatgcgtgcacacatacacacaccccagaGTACTCAGAAGATCTTGCCCTTGTGGATCAGACAACTGCCATCAATTTCAAAAACTAATGGAAAAAATTAGCTAAGAATATGTTTAAACCATACTTAAGAGGTGCTGGTTGCCATCAAGATCTTTAACATGCAGAGAATGCCATCTCAATACATTCTTAAACAGACTTGAACTATTCACTAATGGATACACGAATACATAAGAAATTATGTATTCATCTACTCCCCAGACTGCATGTAAGATGAAAAACTAGGCATTCCACTAACAATGAGTCATATGACTGAACCCAGCTAAAGCTACAGTGGTTTGCTCCACAGAACCCAATAGATGACAGAACCCAACAGAATTAGAAACTTCACTGTGATCTGTTTGGAGTTTCCTATATGCTCCATGTGCAAAAGCAATGAGATTCTGTATTGCTGATGACAGTTAGTATCACTTTGCACTTTTGTGGCACTGCAAGAGGTCACTGTATTTCCAAAACATGTATTTATTCTAATTAAATCCTCTAATAGTCCttacttttaattatatatacTGTTCCAAATTTAGAACCAATACAATTTAATGCTAATGACCTCTTCTGCTCATCACATATACTTCCAGTAAAATCTGTCAAAACAGAAAATTACTCTTTGGGCTGTCTCCAGCAATGCAGGTTTGAAACCAGAAGTTCATTTTCACCCTGTATCAAAACACTCCAAACTCTATGAAACAACATTAAATTAGAAACTAACCACAAATTAGGGCACTCATAACTCATACTGCtgtgattagaaaaataaaaaggcacaaCAGTAAGCTAAAGAGAAAATACCAGCTCCCcatatgctttttgtttgtttgtttgtttttggctttcctcttattttatttcactaagtTTACAAATTGTTCAAAGCATTCTTATACTCTGCATGACAGGAACAATATTTTGGCACATTAACATTGTGATACAATGTATggcatgtttaaaaaattaatttaaaaatttcatctaTTAATCAACACTTTTtaatgtagtacatatatatcTTACAGTTATTTAAGTCAAATACGCAAAGGTTTGCAACTGATTTACAGATGAAGCAATCACAGATTGCagtaatatgtgtgtgtatatatatatttatccataTGTACACACACGCCAATCAAGGGGAAAACTGCATCCTGGCAATTTTACAGTCTGAAGTTTTGTTTGTATATCTACCATTTCACATCCTTTTCATCTTGTTTTTCTGTACAAAAGATATTTTTTGCCTTCTTCATTCCTGATGAGATTTTTCTGCGATAACTTTACATTCGTACTGCaaaaattaaaaggttaaaaGGTTAACAGATTAAGATTTCTTTTGAATAGCAACTTCCAAATAAACTGAAAAGCTCTAAAAATGAACGTTTTATTACTATGTGCCCATTTATTCCTCAAATAATCCAAGAGTTACATAATTACTATGATTAAATGACAAATGTGACAGGGAAAAAATAATTCACATTCTGGAAGTGAAAAAGCCACAGCCAAAAGCAGGAGAAAGATGAGATTTCTGCATTACAAGCAAATAGTGGCAGTATATGATTTAGAATTTAGATCAATCTTTTAATATTGAAAGGAAGCAAAGCAGATTTCTTTGAGTACTCAATAAGGCAAATTAGCAAAGAATAGTTCATGAACTTAAGGATAGGGCTGTTGTGGTGAACTCAGAtcactgtattttcaaattactatatgatataaaggaaaaaatctaTTACATTAACAAAAGCTTCCAgtcaaaacagtatttttaaagtacagCTATAAAAATGTACACTCACAATTCAAAATAAAGGAAACCAATAGGGTAAGATAATTGGTTGGctattttaccaaaaatacagCAAAGTAAATCACTCAATTCTCCTAACCTGGCTAAAAAGGTAAAAGTGACAGCATTTATTCATAAAACTGCTGTGGCCTCTGAACGTCACTCCCCAACCTTTTCCTTCATAACTAAAATGATCAAACGTCTTGATTTGTTAGAGATGGTCCTAATGTATACCTATTGTAGCAACACACATCAATAGTGacctttttaacttttaaaactgtcCTTTTTTGATATGGTGGAAACCTGtagattagttttttaaaaaccactaatATCCCCCATATAGTCAATAAATCATATTGCCCTATCCATAACACATTTTGAGCTTTTCTCTCCAGTGGCTCCTCAACTTTTAAAACACCTGTGATTAAATTCTTCCAAATGACTTATTTCAATGGAAGTGCAAAAAAGCAATCAAAGAATGTTGTCTTCACAAATTGCTTTCCCTTAAAGGACTACCTTTTAGAGAAAACTTGTCATTTGTCATACATCTCATTCAGAAAAGTGATTAATAAGCATCAGCTTACCATTGCCAGTTGTCGACCAATGTTTCCCATTGTTATGCCTCCAGCAAAAAATATACATGGTAACCAAGAACGAACATAGAGGAAATCTGGAGATGTATATCTAGAATAACAGACATGTCTTTAATACCCACAGAGGAACTGCAATGACACTTAAGAtaattacaatgaaaataaactacTCTGTAGATTAAACTGGCTAACTTCATTTCATAATCTCAATTCTGAAAGCAGTTATCATTTACTTATCTAGCAAACAAGCACCAAAAATTGAAGGATTAATACTTACTGATAAACACCATTATATACTAGCAATTGGGTGACCACAGTTGCCAAGAAGGCGATTCCTACTCCAAGGCCAAAACCACTTCTAGATCTATCAAAAGTCCACCACAGTCCAATGGATAGTGCAGCCAGTGTAAGAGACAACTGTATGTTGTTATCAAAATCCACTTTCTGAGATCAATGTTAAGAAGTCATCTTAAAACTTGTAACCAAATAATATCACCTGttcatttttctaaataagaGATGCCTCTGTTGAGAAGGGAATTAGTTGCTTCTACTCAAGTACATTCAGTCTCTTAGTACAATGTATGAAGCTAGGTGGGATTAAAACTGTCTCcagtatttacccaataccaGATACACAAAAGACATTAATCAATAGATCCTACCAACTGTAACccctccaaaacaaaaaacaaaaagaacagtcTGCATACATTCCCAATTATAAGGCTTTACCCATTATTTAAGAAATGCTTTCTTTGCTAAAAATGTAACTGGATGCCTCAGAACACAAGTATCGCTAAAGGAACACACTTTTGCAAAAAATGAAACCAATATTACTTCTCCAACAGGTTTAGAATTACTTGAGAATCATACAGGAACTTGAAAATAGAAGAGTTGACAGCTATTTAACAGGGTACCACATTCTCTCTATGATTTACTGACAGACACATTTTATAATAACGCAGTTCAGAAACAAGAGTACCAAGGACACAGTATCCTTTTCTATTATGTCAACTGTTCTAGTTTTAATTTGTTGAGTATAAAGCCTTGAAGTGAACATTATCTTACAACCTGCCAAGCTATTTTGGTGCCTGAGACTTTCCGGTATAGGACAGTTTGctcaaatgatattttattttcatcaccTACTTAAGCATCTATTCACAAATGTATGGCCCTTTTCTACACCAAAATCTCTGGGTAAAATTAAGCTTTAcaaattcagttttctcatctctttgCTAGAGGATTACACTAAAGGAATTAATTTCAAGTGTCATTAAAAGGGCATTATCTATGTCCCAAAGGCCACATCTTGGCTCTAtaaccagctactggggaaggcAGGGGAGGTTTGGGAGAACACATATCACCAAACTGACCATGCTGCAAGTATAGagaagtccaaaaaaaaaaaatgcatacgaAGCCATTTTCCACTTCCTTTAACACTCTTTTTCACCATTTCCCCACCCCTACCAAGCAAGTATCCTAAACACACCCAGCTTGCTTATTTCTCAGAATCTCAGGACTATCATGGGCAACTCTCATGGTCCTTCCTTGTAAAGGCTTGATCTAAAAAGAAACCTACA
Protein-coding regions in this window:
- the INSIG2 gene encoding insulin-induced gene 2 protein isoform X2; the protein is MRCVAVFVGINHASAKVDFDNNIQLSLTLAALSIGLWWTFDRSRSGFGLGVGIAFLATVVTQLLVYNGVYQYTSPDFLYVRSWLPCIFFAGGITMGNIGRQLAMYECKVIAEKSHQE